Proteins encoded by one window of Candidatus Poribacteria bacterium:
- a CDS encoding HD domain-containing protein, with translation MENRQSEKRISAYVPNLDASFDDLQKQLAAFIQAEREQLKARILKGENGFSACKIHAAMWDTVIQKVYEAASFQVRNEYQKQIDVLKQLPDIVISDLETELEEWMPDIALYGVGSYGRNELCYFSDVDVVYTSSVDLEDIYDESTLELVRWFYDFFDSLHSVIPGFEFSFIYRPLTDIAQWNYQDMAALIDMRFIAGNASLTERFRKEIYAGKSDISLVLDLLKSKADAFEASEDTIYLNQPNVKTGRGGLRTLQYALWICGLPDFTSIPELYERYDDEQLIPSLDFTFKVRNLLHVLADAPHDDLTYHPEKGDELQAQIARVLGFADETEEGRYAFMAAYYAMAKYLHFKAELLIRKMLANGIPVSEVLAVRTEMLYCIDNNFGELDANELFTLFTYFQQYDFEIDASLATFISRYVHAFDWHSFQHRMAELINMPGDVEKTLTRLHRLNILSHLGEGGELFEKAMMTRSERSLDPYTVGKHTLVAIGHLDEIRRTEPSSPFGAGGGFGSPIAPSPTSELEELNTAFRSLSDSAPLYMALFLHDIDKPDPTHPATGAEKAERIAPEFGFNAQQTDDICFLIREHLTMIALARYHHWDESTISEFCKKVNSLERLTALYLLTYCDSKANGSQNFSHVVKHNLKSLYEVVRTRFVGQEETQWGAFAPVEEFQQFLHHMPISYRISVSPEEIAMHIKMTSQVSEAVSTETGTTPSTGIIQFVDRPGFTELHLCSPSRIGKLHTVSGLFFANGIDVRDARVYTKQDTNIELEIYRLVHQPLHHRGEPMPLDEELKRDLDFDIRGLLAEEMTLEQVFERHYVNLAETWQVDDVSVETARNYSEIVVVGEEKVGFLHYFSGILAKLGLNVEMCKCSGLGGQAIDRFYVQPVADPKAVHADIMAALEKE, from the coding sequence ATGGAAAATAGACAGAGTGAAAAACGCATCAGTGCCTATGTACCGAACCTGGACGCGTCTTTTGATGATTTGCAAAAACAGTTAGCTGCCTTCATTCAAGCGGAGCGGGAACAATTAAAAGCCCGCATCTTGAAAGGCGAAAACGGGTTCTCGGCTTGCAAAATTCATGCGGCGATGTGGGATACAGTCATTCAGAAGGTCTATGAAGCAGCCTCTTTTCAGGTTCGGAACGAATACCAGAAGCAGATAGACGTGCTGAAGCAATTGCCAGACATTGTCATAAGCGACTTAGAAACGGAATTGGAGGAATGGATGCCGGATATCGCCCTCTATGGAGTGGGCAGTTACGGCAGAAATGAACTGTGCTATTTTTCGGATGTAGACGTTGTTTATACATCCTCTGTCGACTTAGAAGATATCTACGATGAAAGCACCCTTGAACTGGTCCGATGGTTCTACGATTTTTTCGACAGCCTTCATTCAGTAATTCCGGGGTTTGAGTTCAGCTTTATCTATCGTCCGTTGACAGATATAGCCCAATGGAACTATCAGGATATGGCTGCGTTGATTGACATGCGGTTTATCGCTGGCAATGCCTCACTGACCGAGCGTTTCCGGAAAGAGATATATGCCGGGAAATCGGATATTTCGCTTGTGCTGGATCTGCTGAAATCAAAAGCAGATGCCTTTGAAGCGTCTGAGGATACGATCTATCTGAATCAACCGAATGTGAAAACGGGACGCGGTGGGCTACGCACCCTTCAGTATGCCCTCTGGATATGCGGACTTCCGGATTTCACCTCAATCCCTGAACTCTACGAACGCTACGATGACGAACAACTCATCCCATCTCTGGATTTCACGTTCAAGGTGCGGAACCTCCTTCATGTGCTCGCTGATGCGCCGCATGACGACCTCACCTATCACCCTGAAAAAGGCGATGAACTCCAAGCACAGATCGCGCGGGTCCTCGGTTTTGCAGATGAAACCGAGGAGGGACGCTATGCGTTCATGGCAGCGTATTACGCGATGGCAAAATATCTGCATTTCAAAGCAGAACTGCTGATCCGAAAGATGTTAGCCAACGGGATTCCTGTCTCAGAGGTCCTCGCGGTCAGAACAGAAATGCTGTATTGCATCGACAATAACTTCGGTGAACTCGATGCAAATGAACTTTTTACGCTTTTCACCTACTTCCAACAATACGATTTTGAGATTGATGCTTCCCTTGCTACCTTCATATCTCGGTATGTCCATGCGTTTGATTGGCATTCTTTCCAGCACCGGATGGCAGAGTTGATAAATATGCCAGGGGATGTAGAGAAGACCCTCACACGCCTGCACAGACTCAATATCCTGTCGCATCTCGGAGAAGGCGGAGAACTTTTTGAAAAGGCGATGATGACGCGGAGCGAACGAAGTCTTGACCCGTATACAGTCGGGAAACATACACTCGTTGCCATTGGACATCTCGATGAAATTCGAAGAACGGAACCGAGCAGTCCGTTTGGGGCTGGCGGGGGGTTCGGTTCACCGATAGCCCCGTCTCCAACTTCCGAATTAGAGGAGCTCAATACGGCGTTTCGCTCACTTTCAGATTCGGCGCCACTTTATATGGCACTCTTCCTGCACGATATAGATAAACCCGATCCTACCCATCCGGCAACCGGTGCGGAAAAAGCGGAACGTATCGCACCCGAATTTGGGTTCAACGCACAGCAGACGGATGACATTTGCTTTCTCATCCGAGAACACTTGACCATGATAGCGTTGGCACGCTATCATCATTGGGATGAAAGCACGATCTCCGAATTCTGCAAGAAGGTTAACTCGTTAGAACGTTTGACGGCTCTGTATCTACTCACGTATTGCGATTCCAAAGCGAACGGTTCGCAGAACTTCAGTCATGTCGTTAAACACAATCTGAAGAGTCTCTACGAGGTGGTTCGCACGCGCTTTGTTGGACAGGAAGAAACACAGTGGGGTGCCTTCGCCCCCGTTGAAGAGTTCCAGCAGTTTCTTCATCACATGCCGATTTCTTACCGTATCAGTGTCTCTCCTGAAGAGATAGCCATGCACATAAAGATGACCTCGCAGGTTTCCGAAGCGGTGTCTACAGAAACAGGCACAACCCCCAGCACAGGGATCATCCAATTTGTCGATCGACCTGGGTTTACTGAATTGCACCTCTGTAGTCCGAGCCGTATTGGAAAGTTACACACGGTGAGCGGTCTCTTTTTTGCGAACGGTATAGATGTCCGAGATGCCCGCGTTTACACGAAACAGGATACCAACATTGAACTTGAAATCTATCGACTCGTTCATCAACCGCTGCATCATCGGGGAGAACCGATGCCGCTTGATGAGGAGCTCAAACGGGACCTCGATTTTGACATCCGCGGACTCCTCGCAGAGGAAATGACGCTTGAACAGGTTTTTGAGAGGCACTACGTCAATCTCGCCGAAACTTGGCAAGTTGACGATGTGAGCGTTGAGACGGCACGGAACTATTCAGAAATTGTCGTCGTCGGTGAAGAGAAAGTTGGATTTCTCCACTACTTCAGTGGTATCTTAGCAAAACTCGGACTGAACGTTGAGATGTGTAAATGTTCAGGATTGGGCGGACAAGCGATTGATCGGTTCTACGTCCAACCGGTGGCGGATCCGAAAGCCGTGCACGCCGATATTATGGCGGCACTGGAAAAGGAATAA